A stretch of DNA from Streptomyces diastaticus subsp. diastaticus:
CTCCAGGGGGATCTCCATCACCCCGTCGGTGACCGAGGCGCGGAACCACCGGTACCGCTCCCCGCCGGGCCCGTACTCGATGGAGTGCAGCATCACCCCGAGCTCGTCGCTGAAGTCCACCGCCCGCTGCCCGGGGTCAGGCTTCCCGAACGACGCGGAGAACTCCCGGCACCCCAGGAACGGCTCCGAGAAACACGCCCCGCGCTCGACCCGGCGCCGCAACTGCTCGCGGTACTTCTCCTCCGATGCCGGGGGGAACTTCGCCGACCCCGCCAGCGCCTCGGGCGACACCACGATCTGCGCGTGAATCCGGTAGCGGACATCCCTCAACGCCAGCGTGCTGCGCTGGTCCCGGTCCGCCTCCACGTCGTACCGGTGCCGCCGGTCAGCCTGGAGCTTCTTCACCTCCTGGACGCTGATGACCGACTTCACCTCGTTGCGGCGCACCCGCATCCAGCTCACCGGACGCAGCACCTCGATCTTCCGCACCACGTAGTGGAACTGCGGCTTCCAGAAGATCGCCTCCAGCACCCCACGAGCCGCCGACGGCGTCATCAACGGATAGCTCACCCGCTCCGTCTTCAGCTCCGGCCGCGTGAAGCAGGCAGCATCCCCCCACACTTCCACCACCAGGTCCGGAAACGCCCACCCCTCATTGCCCCGGGCCGCTCTACGCCTCGCCGGCACCGTCGCCCTCATCACAACCGCTCTCTGCCGAGCACCACCTCGTGCAGGGCCGCCGAAGGGCGGGCCCCGCACGGGCAGCACGGAACCACGAGACACGTCGTCACCGACTGTCCCCTACT
This window harbors:
- the cas5c gene encoding type I-C CRISPR-associated protein Cas5c, translating into MRATVPARRRAARGNEGWAFPDLVVEVWGDAACFTRPELKTERVSYPLMTPSAARGVLEAIFWKPQFHYVVRKIEVLRPVSWMRVRRNEVKSVISVQEVKKLQADRRHRYDVEADRDQRSTLALRDVRYRIHAQIVVSPEALAGSAKFPPASEEKYREQLRRRVERGACFSEPFLGCREFSASFGKPDPGQRAVDFSDELGVMLHSIEYGPGGERYRWFRASVTDGVMEIPLEPLPEGAVAIVSPGWRADGAEG